Proteins from a genomic interval of Caldicellulosiruptor diazotrophicus:
- the trpB gene encoding tryptophan synthase subunit beta codes for MDRYFGRFGGMYAPETLMPALLEIEEEFCKLVKDENFLSEYEYYLKNYVGRPSPLYFAKNLSNHLGVRIYLKREDLNHTGAHKINNCIGQALLAKHMGKKRLIAETGAGQHGVATATVAALFGMECEIFMGEEDAKRQFHNVQRMKMLGSTVRVVSKGSKTLKDAINEAMRDWSETFEYTFYLFGTAAGPHPFPTIVKYFQSVIGKETKEQIKRLEGRLPDYIFACVGGGSNAIGIFSAFLEDHEVKLIGVEGAGEGIHTGKTAATLCSGSVGILHGTKTYILQDEEGQIQNTHSISAGLDYPGVGPEHAYLKETGRVEYVGATDKEAVAAFLLLTRLEGIIPALESSHALAEVIKRAKMGLFKTSDIVVVNLSGRGDKDINTVLELWKDDEL; via the coding sequence ATGGATAGATATTTTGGAAGATTTGGTGGGATGTATGCACCAGAAACTCTTATGCCAGCTCTTTTAGAGATAGAAGAAGAGTTTTGCAAGCTTGTGAAAGATGAAAATTTTCTCTCTGAATATGAGTATTATCTCAAAAACTATGTTGGAAGACCATCGCCACTTTATTTTGCCAAAAACTTGAGCAATCATCTTGGGGTTAGAATATATCTCAAAAGAGAAGACCTAAACCATACCGGTGCACATAAGATAAACAACTGCATTGGCCAGGCACTTTTGGCAAAGCATATGGGCAAAAAAAGACTTATTGCCGAGACAGGAGCAGGTCAGCACGGTGTTGCAACGGCTACAGTTGCTGCTCTTTTTGGAATGGAATGCGAGATATTTATGGGTGAAGAAGATGCAAAAAGGCAGTTTCATAACGTGCAGAGGATGAAAATGCTTGGCAGCACGGTAAGAGTAGTGAGCAAGGGAAGCAAGACCTTGAAAGATGCAATAAACGAGGCAATGCGTGACTGGAGCGAGACGTTTGAGTATACCTTTTATCTTTTTGGTACAGCTGCAGGACCTCATCCGTTCCCAACAATTGTAAAATACTTTCAAAGTGTGATTGGGAAAGAGACAAAAGAGCAGATAAAAAGGCTTGAAGGAAGACTTCCAGACTATATCTTTGCGTGTGTGGGTGGTGGTTCTAACGCAATTGGTATCTTCTCAGCGTTTTTGGAAGATCATGAGGTAAAGCTTATTGGCGTTGAGGGTGCAGGAGAGGGAATACATACAGGAAAAACAGCTGCGACGCTATGCAGCGGGTCTGTTGGAATATTGCATGGTACAAAGACGTATATTTTACAGGATGAGGAAGGGCAAATTCAAAACACACATTCAATTTCAGCAGGGCTTGACTACCCGGGGGTTGGACCTGAACATGCATATTTGAAAGAAACAGGAAGGGTTGAGTATGTAGGGGCTACTGACAAAGAAGCTGTGGCTGCATTTTTGCTGCTCACAAGGCTTGAAGGGATAATTCCAGCGCTGGAGTCGAGCCATGCCCTTGCAGAGGTTATTAAAAGGGCAAAGATGGGACTGTTCAAAACTAGTGACATTGTGGTTGTGAACCTTTCTGGAAGAGGTGATAAGGATATAAATACAGTACTTGAGCTTTGGAAGGATGATGAGCTATGA
- the trpA gene encoding tryptophan synthase subunit alpha — translation MNLIDERFEKLKKEGKKAFIGYVTFGYPSFEETLGFIELVYSYVDILEIGFPFSDPIADGEIIQVASRKALNEGVKLNHLFESIEKFKKDKPVVLMLYANTVYKRGIDKFFESCKVCGIDGVIIPDVSFEESFEFKEVAEKFGIVYIDLVSISSLERAKMIAKQSKGFLYCVSRKGVTGFKGQIDDRIFTFLRELKTITSTPLAVGFGIKSKEDVEKFKDLADGIVIGSAIITKIDEGKDKLEDFLKEISESLKDK, via the coding sequence ATGAATTTAATAGATGAAAGATTTGAAAAGCTAAAAAAAGAGGGAAAAAAAGCCTTCATAGGCTATGTTACGTTTGGATATCCCTCTTTTGAAGAAACACTTGGGTTTATAGAGCTTGTATATTCATATGTAGACATTTTAGAGATTGGTTTTCCTTTTTCTGACCCTATTGCAGACGGAGAGATTATTCAAGTAGCATCAAGGAAAGCTCTCAATGAAGGTGTTAAATTGAACCACCTTTTTGAAAGCATTGAAAAGTTTAAAAAAGATAAGCCGGTTGTGCTAATGCTGTATGCAAACACAGTTTACAAAAGGGGAATTGATAAATTTTTTGAAAGTTGCAAAGTTTGCGGTATAGATGGCGTTATAATTCCTGATGTTTCGTTTGAAGAGAGCTTTGAGTTCAAAGAAGTAGCTGAGAAGTTTGGTATTGTCTATATTGACCTTGTATCAATATCTTCTCTTGAGAGAGCCAAGATGATAGCAAAGCAGTCTAAAGGTTTTTTGTACTGTGTTTCAAGAAAAGGTGTAACAGGTTTCAAAGGGCAGATTGATGATAGGATTTTTACTTTCTTGAGAGAACTAAAAACTATTACCTCAACACCTTTGGCAGTTGGATTTGGTATAAAGAGTAAAGAAGATGTTGAGAAATTTAAAGACCTTGCAGATGGTATTGTCATTGGAAGCGCAATAATTACAAAGATAGATGAAGGAAAAGACAAACTTGAGGATTTTTTGAAGGAAATCTCAGAAAGTCTAAAAGACAAATAA
- a CDS encoding energy-coupling factor transporter ATPase: MSAFIEFKNVSFSYVSSDGTRTPALIDINLNIERGEFVAILGLNGSGKSTLAKLINGLLIPEKGDVIVDGMNTKDTEKVWDIRRKCGYIFQNPDNQLVASIVEEDVAFGPENLGMPREKIRKAVDSALLAVEMMEYKNHATYKLSGGQKQRVAIAGVLAMKPECIILDEPTSMLDPKGRKEVIATVERLNKEEKKTIVLVTHNIDEMLLSQRSIVLDKGYIKFDGPSIELLKLDWFYEMGFDMPQILKLSIELKKRGVKIDKEIWSVDEMERFLCSLK; the protein is encoded by the coding sequence ATGAGCGCTTTTATAGAGTTTAAAAATGTGAGTTTTTCATATGTAAGCTCTGATGGGACAAGAACACCAGCTTTGATTGATATAAATCTTAACATAGAAAGAGGAGAATTTGTTGCGATATTGGGGCTGAATGGTTCTGGCAAATCAACACTTGCAAAACTAATAAACGGTCTTTTAATTCCAGAAAAAGGCGATGTGATTGTAGATGGTATGAATACGAAAGATACAGAAAAAGTCTGGGATATCAGAAGAAAATGCGGATATATATTTCAAAACCCTGACAACCAGCTTGTTGCGTCGATTGTTGAAGAAGATGTTGCGTTTGGACCTGAAAACTTAGGAATGCCGAGAGAAAAGATAAGAAAAGCTGTTGATAGCGCACTTTTGGCTGTTGAGATGATGGAATATAAAAACCATGCTACGTACAAACTGTCTGGTGGACAAAAACAAAGGGTTGCGATTGCTGGTGTTCTGGCGATGAAACCAGAGTGTATCATATTGGATGAACCAACCTCTATGCTTGACCCAAAAGGAAGGAAAGAGGTTATAGCCACTGTAGAAAGATTGAACAAAGAAGAGAAAAAGACTATTGTTTTGGTTACACACAATATCGACGAGATGCTCTTGAGCCAAAGAAGCATTGTGCTGGATAAAGGATATATAAAGTTTGATGGACCTTCGATTGAGCTTTTAAAGCTTGACTGGTTTTATGAGATGGGCTTTGACATGCCACAAATTTTAAAGCTCTCAATTGAGCTTAAAAAAAGAGGTGTAAAGATTGATAAGGAAATCTGGTCGGTTGATGAAATGGAGAGGTTTTTATGTTCATTGAAATGA
- a CDS encoding energy-coupling factor transporter ATPase translates to MFIEMKNVEFIYGYKTPFEKKALENINLSITNGEFIGIIGKTGSGKSTLVQLMNGLLVPQIGDVVVDGINTKDKKRAKEIRKRVGLVFQYPEYQLFEETVYKDIAFGPQNLGFSEDEVKRRVKEVCELLEIPQQLLEKSPFELSGGQKRRVAIAGILAMDPECIILDEPTAGLDMRGRKRIFSIIERLHKEAKKTIILISHSLEDVAMLCDRVIILNKGKIHFDGSKHQAFENVNLLEKSGLLPPDILYLQHRLKLKGFKIDRFEYSIEKVADMIVKNIAFKREGEMI, encoded by the coding sequence ATGTTCATTGAAATGAAAAATGTAGAGTTCATATATGGCTACAAAACACCATTTGAAAAAAAGGCGCTTGAAAATATAAACCTTTCAATAACAAATGGAGAGTTTATTGGGATTATCGGCAAAACTGGTTCAGGCAAATCAACTTTGGTTCAGCTAATGAACGGGCTTTTGGTGCCGCAGATAGGTGATGTTGTTGTTGATGGTATAAATACAAAGGATAAAAAAAGGGCAAAGGAGATTCGAAAAAGAGTAGGACTTGTGTTTCAATACCCTGAATATCAGTTGTTTGAAGAGACAGTTTACAAAGACATAGCGTTTGGTCCTCAAAACCTTGGATTTTCTGAGGATGAAGTAAAAAGAAGGGTAAAAGAGGTATGCGAGCTTTTAGAGATACCTCAGCAACTTTTAGAAAAATCGCCGTTTGAGCTTTCTGGTGGGCAGAAACGAAGGGTTGCAATAGCAGGTATACTGGCAATGGACCCAGAATGTATAATTCTTGATGAACCAACAGCCGGGCTTGATATGCGTGGCCGAAAGAGGATTTTTAGTATCATAGAAAGACTTCACAAAGAAGCCAAAAAGACCATAATTTTAATCTCTCACAGCTTAGAAGATGTTGCAATGCTCTGTGATAGGGTCATAATCCTGAACAAAGGCAAAATCCATTTTGACGGATCCAAACATCAGGCTTTTGAAAATGTAAATCTTCTTGAAAAAAGCGGACTGTTGCCACCTGACATTCTTTATCTTCAGCACAGGTTAAAACTTAAAGGTTTTAAGATTGACAGGTTTGAATATAGTATCGAAAAGGTTGCTGATATGATTGTAAAAAATATTGCATTCAAAAGAGAAGGTGAAATGATATAA
- a CDS encoding energy-coupling factor transporter transmembrane component T family protein translates to MVDFVIGQYIKKDSFVHRLDPRTKIIALFFFCISIFVVNSFYGYIFLFALMLLWILLSKVNPIILLRGTKPVFILILITVVFNLFMTQGKLVIKILGLVITDRGIVLSIFLVIRLLLLIFATSLLTLTTSPIEITDALEVLLKPLKKVKFPVHEISMMMSIALRFIPTIYEEADKIMKAQMSRGADFETGGLIKKAKSLLPLLIPLFISAFKRADELAIAMEARCYRGSEGRTKLKKLEFGIPDYISIVVCGILIILAIVVR, encoded by the coding sequence ATGGTTGACTTTGTAATTGGTCAGTATATAAAAAAAGATTCATTTGTGCACAGGCTTGACCCAAGGACAAAGATAATAGCTCTGTTCTTTTTTTGTATTTCAATATTTGTGGTAAACAGCTTTTATGGTTATATATTTTTGTTTGCCTTAATGCTTCTATGGATTTTGCTCTCAAAAGTAAATCCGATTATACTTTTGCGCGGAACAAAACCTGTATTTATATTAATCCTTATAACAGTAGTTTTTAATCTTTTTATGACTCAAGGAAAACTAGTGATAAAGATATTAGGGCTTGTTATAACCGACAGAGGTATTGTACTTTCTATTTTTTTAGTAATTCGACTTTTGCTGCTCATTTTTGCAACAAGCCTTCTTACTCTCACAACATCGCCGATTGAAATAACAGATGCTCTGGAAGTGTTATTAAAACCTCTAAAAAAGGTGAAATTTCCTGTTCATGAAATCTCTATGATGATGTCAATTGCCTTAAGGTTTATACCAACCATCTACGAAGAGGCAGACAAGATTATGAAGGCTCAAATGTCAAGGGGTGCTGATTTTGAAACAGGGGGATTAATAAAAAAAGCAAAATCACTTTTGCCGCTTTTGATTCCACTTTTTATTTCAGCTTTCAAAAGAGCAGATGAGCTTGCAATTGCGATGGAAGCGCGCTGCTACAGAGGCTCAGAAGGTCGTACAAAGCTTAAAAAACTTGAGTTTGGAATTCCTGACTATATTTCGATTGTTGTATGTGGGATTTTAATCATACTTGCGATTGTTGTGAGGTGA
- the truA gene encoding tRNA pseudouridine(38-40) synthase TruA: MRNILLTIEYDGTGYFGWQKQPNKKTIQGTIEEAIKNLTGEEVNLIGSGRTDRGVHALNQKANFKTSCKIPTDKFPFALNSVLPGDISIKDAVEVPLDFSARYSAKQKTYKYLIYNKKSRPALLRNYAYYYPYQLDVDAMQRSCEYFIGEYDFKSFCSADSEAKTTIRRVYNAYLAFENECIAIYITANGFLYNMARIIAGTILDVGAGKLKPMDIPLIIESKDRTKAGKTLPPWGLYLVDVVY, translated from the coding sequence TTGAGAAACATTCTCTTGACTATAGAATATGATGGCACAGGATATTTTGGGTGGCAAAAACAGCCCAATAAAAAAACCATTCAGGGAACAATCGAAGAAGCTATAAAAAATTTGACGGGTGAAGAGGTAAACTTGATTGGTTCTGGAAGAACAGACAGGGGCGTTCATGCTTTAAATCAAAAAGCTAATTTCAAAACAAGCTGCAAAATTCCAACAGACAAGTTTCCGTTTGCCTTAAATTCTGTACTGCCTGGCGATATATCTATAAAAGACGCGGTTGAGGTGCCTTTAGATTTTTCTGCGCGATACAGTGCAAAGCAGAAGACTTATAAGTATCTTATTTATAACAAAAAAAGCCGTCCTGCGCTTTTGAGAAACTATGCATATTATTATCCATACCAGCTTGATGTTGATGCCATGCAAAGATCATGTGAATACTTTATAGGGGAGTATGACTTTAAAAGTTTTTGTTCTGCTGATTCTGAAGCAAAGACAACCATAAGGCGTGTATACAATGCATATTTGGCCTTTGAAAATGAGTGCATTGCAATATATATAACAGCCAATGGCTTTCTTTACAACATGGCAAGGATTATCGCAGGAACAATCTTGGATGTGGGAGCAGGAAAATTAAAACCAATGGATATTCCGCTTATAATAGAGAGCAAAGACAGAACCAAGGCAGGAAAGACCTTGCCACCCTGGGGGCTTTACCTTGTGGATGTTGTTTACTGA
- a CDS encoding YdcF family protein, protein MRKFLKISLYTLATVILIFAVTEASIIFFGISAKPKKSDCIIVLGCAVYGDFPSPFFRERLDRAFELYKKGYARYIIVCGAKGPGENISEAEAGKRYLVERGVLSDFVLKEDKSFSTYENLLHAKRIMNKNGFKSAVIVSNMFHLERACLVARKLKINASFSGVYVEQYLHEEYYGFVRESVAVLYEILKTLISF, encoded by the coding sequence ATGAGAAAGTTTTTAAAAATTTCACTTTACACTTTGGCTACTGTTATTTTGATATTTGCAGTTACTGAAGCATCAATAATTTTTTTTGGCATTTCTGCAAAGCCTAAAAAATCAGACTGTATAATTGTTTTGGGCTGTGCAGTTTATGGTGATTTTCCAAGTCCGTTTTTTCGAGAAAGGCTTGACAGAGCTTTTGAGCTTTATAAAAAAGGTTATGCAAGATACATAATTGTCTGTGGTGCAAAAGGGCCGGGTGAAAACATTTCTGAAGCTGAGGCAGGCAAGAGGTATCTTGTGGAAAGGGGAGTTTTGTCTGATTTTGTTTTGAAGGAAGATAAATCTTTTTCCACATATGAAAATCTTCTCCATGCAAAAAGAATTATGAATAAAAATGGTTTTAAAAGTGCTGTAATTGTTTCAAACATGTTTCACTTAGAAAGAGCATGTTTGGTTGCCAGAAAACTAAAAATAAATGCTTCTTTTTCGGGTGTATACGTAGAGCAATATTTGCATGAAGAATACTATGGTTTTGTGCGCGAAAGTGTAGCTGTGTTGTATGAGATTCTCAAAACTCTTATATCTTTCTGA
- a CDS encoding anti-sigma factor antagonist (This anti-anti-sigma factor, or anti-sigma factor antagonist, belongs to a family that includes characterized members SpoIIAA, RsbV, RsfA, and RsfB.) has product MDFEAIVIEGILILKIKGELDQYNADKYRLRFDMKIVSPEVQKVVIDISELSFMDSSGVGFLVGRFKTAKAFAKDLVLVCNSNYINKLLSTCGIEKLIKKYKTIEEALS; this is encoded by the coding sequence ATGGATTTTGAAGCAATTGTTATAGAGGGGATACTAATTTTAAAGATAAAAGGTGAGCTTGACCAATACAACGCAGATAAATACAGGCTCAGATTTGATATGAAAATTGTAAGTCCAGAAGTCCAAAAGGTTGTCATAGATATATCAGAGCTTTCATTTATGGACTCATCAGGTGTTGGCTTTCTGGTAGGAAGGTTCAAAACAGCAAAGGCATTTGCGAAGGATTTGGTTCTTGTTTGCAACTCTAATTATATAAACAAACTTCTTTCGACTTGTGGAATAGAAAAGCTAATAAAAAAATATAAAACTATTGAAGAAGCATTAAGTTAA
- the spoIIAB gene encoding anti-sigma F factor has translation MKVLNYMELKIPSKAQNEAFARVAVAAFVAQLDPTMDEITEIKTAVSEAVTNSIIHAYEDKIGEIIIKGKIYENYIVEIEVIDFGKGIEDVELARQPLFTTKPDQERSGMGFTVMETFMDKLEVLSEVGKGTCVKMLKAIKKRKSEGAES, from the coding sequence ATGAAGGTTTTAAATTATATGGAACTTAAGATTCCATCAAAAGCCCAAAACGAAGCATTTGCAAGAGTTGCTGTTGCTGCGTTTGTTGCTCAGCTTGACCCAACAATGGACGAAATAACGGAGATTAAAACTGCTGTCTCTGAAGCTGTAACAAATTCAATAATTCATGCATACGAGGATAAAATTGGGGAAATAATAATAAAAGGAAAGATTTATGAAAATTATATTGTAGAGATTGAAGTAATTGACTTTGGTAAAGGCATTGAAGATGTTGAGCTTGCACGACAACCACTCTTTACCACAAAGCCTGACCAGGAGCGCTCTGGTATGGGATTTACAGTGATGGAAACTTTTATGGATAAGCTTGAGGTTTTATCAGAGGTTGGCAAAGGCACATGTGTAAAGATGCTTAAAGCTATCAAAAAACGAAAGAGCGAGGGTGCAGAAAGTTGA
- a CDS encoding SigF/SigG family RNA polymerase sporulation sigma factor yields the protein MSKASQEELISKAKNGDKLARQQLIENNLALVWSVVKKFATKGVELEDLFQIGTIGLIKAVDRFDPSFNVRFSTYAVPMIIGEIKRYLRDDGKIKVSRKIKENQSRIKRIRNQFISDHGREPTISEISNLTGLSNDEILLCMDASSEVASLSEVINQEEGKPITLMDIASDEEDYSTKLLDLMALKEGLKKLKGRERYIIFMRYFKNKTQSEIAKQLNISQVHVSRIEKRALERIKREFV from the coding sequence TTGAGCAAAGCTTCTCAAGAGGAATTGATAAGTAAGGCTAAAAACGGCGATAAACTTGCACGCCAGCAGCTGATAGAAAATAATCTTGCTCTTGTGTGGAGTGTTGTAAAAAAGTTTGCTACAAAAGGAGTAGAACTTGAGGATTTATTTCAGATAGGTACAATAGGGCTTATTAAAGCTGTTGATAGGTTTGACCCGTCGTTTAATGTCAGGTTTTCAACATATGCTGTTCCTATGATAATTGGTGAGATAAAAAGATATCTGCGCGATGATGGCAAGATAAAGGTTTCTCGTAAGATAAAAGAAAATCAGAGTAGGATAAAAAGAATAAGAAACCAATTTATATCAGACCATGGTAGAGAACCAACAATTTCAGAAATTTCAAATCTCACAGGACTTTCAAACGATGAGATTTTGCTTTGTATGGATGCCTCATCTGAGGTTGCATCGCTAAGTGAAGTTATAAATCAGGAAGAGGGAAAACCTATCACGCTGATGGACATAGCATCTGATGAAGAAGATTATTCGACAAAACTTTTGGATTTGATGGCACTAAAAGAAGGGCTTAAAAAATTAAAAGGACGGGAACGCTACATAATATTTATGCGCTACTTTAAAAACAAAACACAATCTGAAATTGCAAAACAGCTCAATATCTCCCAGGTGCATGTATCAAGGATTGAAAAAAGAGCTTTAGAGAGGATAAAGAGGGAGTTTGTTTGA
- a CDS encoding ComF family protein, whose product MEKLIEFFFPSRCAFCGRLGESPCDDCKKNIRFISGNTCQKCGIPIGDTALPYCASCLREDFAFEKVFPVFYYEGVVRRGVHLFKYRGFYQNAITFSRLMAKKILEADIDANIITFVPTSYERYLLRGFNHSSLLAKNIGKILKIPTVDLLARVGFTKPFYNLSRQERQREIKGKIKLKKGYENIIKGKKVILVDDIFTTGATANECSKVILENGAKCVFVSVLAITKLARESSNLKF is encoded by the coding sequence ATGGAAAAACTAATTGAATTTTTCTTTCCATCGAGATGTGCGTTTTGCGGCAGACTTGGCGAAAGCCCGTGCGATGATTGCAAGAAAAATATAAGGTTTATTTCAGGCAATACGTGTCAAAAATGCGGAATACCTATTGGCGATACTGCTTTGCCATATTGTGCTTCTTGCTTGAGAGAAGACTTTGCATTTGAAAAAGTTTTTCCAGTATTCTATTATGAAGGGGTAGTTCGAAGAGGCGTTCATCTTTTCAAGTACAGAGGTTTTTATCAAAATGCAATAACCTTCTCAAGGCTTATGGCTAAAAAGATTCTTGAAGCAGATATAGATGCTAATATAATAACCTTTGTTCCAACAAGCTATGAAAGGTATTTGCTAAGGGGTTTTAACCATTCCTCTTTGCTTGCAAAAAATATTGGGAAGATACTTAAAATTCCCACGGTTGACCTTCTTGCAAGAGTAGGTTTTACAAAACCTTTTTATAATCTCTCACGACAAGAAAGGCAAAGAGAGATAAAGGGTAAAATTAAGCTTAAAAAAGGGTATGAAAATATTATAAAAGGCAAAAAGGTCATTCTTGTTGACGACATCTTCACAACAGGTGCAACGGCAAATGAGTGTTCAAAAGTTATACTTGAAAATGGGGCAAAATGTGTTTTTGTCTCTGTTCTTGCGATAACAAAGCTTGCACGGGAAAGTTCCAATTTAAAATTTTAA
- a CDS encoding TIGR03826 family flagellar region protein: MDVRNCRRCGKIYLYDGSPICPQCRKEEEEDFKKVKEYLYDHPGATLPEVSNATGVSPEKILRFLKEERLEIVGESNIILECERCGKAIKTGRLCDECKKEVGTRFLSYLDDKKLQETKKKNEEFAKRKEAGYRYLSKDLKEDENK; this comes from the coding sequence ATGGATGTCAGAAACTGTCGAAGATGCGGGAAAATTTATCTTTATGACGGAAGTCCTATTTGTCCTCAGTGTAGAAAAGAGGAAGAAGAGGATTTCAAAAAAGTGAAAGAGTATCTTTATGACCATCCTGGTGCGACATTACCAGAAGTATCAAACGCAACAGGTGTGTCACCTGAAAAGATTTTGAGGTTTTTAAAGGAAGAAAGGCTTGAAATTGTTGGTGAGAGCAATATCATTTTAGAGTGTGAAAGATGTGGAAAGGCAATTAAAACAGGAAGACTTTGTGATGAGTGCAAAAAAGAGGTTGGAACAAGATTTTTGAGTTATCTTGACGACAAAAAACTTCAAGAGACTAAAAAGAAAAATGAGGAGTTTGCTAAAAGAAAGGAAGCGGGGTACAGGTATCTTTCGAAGGATTTAAAGGAAGACGAGAATAAGTAA
- the flgM gene encoding flagellar biosynthesis anti-sigma factor FlgM, with protein sequence MRIEDRIRIFQIYTQTAKVTRVEKKQEVTSTDKVEISSEARDFQAVLNAIKLTPDVREEKVDEIKKKIDSGTYNVSGRDVVEKLIREYKASRKE encoded by the coding sequence ATGAGGATAGAAGACAGGATAAGAATATTCCAAATCTATACTCAAACAGCAAAGGTTACAAGAGTTGAAAAGAAACAGGAAGTTACTTCTACTGATAAGGTTGAAATATCAAGTGAGGCAAGAGATTTTCAGGCAGTTTTGAATGCTATAAAGCTCACACCTGATGTTCGTGAAGAGAAGGTAGATGAAATAAAAAAGAAGATTGACTCTGGCACATACAATGTATCTGGCAGGGATGTTGTTGAAAAGCTGATAAGAGAATACAAAGCTTCAAGAAAAGAATGA